One window of Watersipora subatra chromosome 3, tzWatSuba1.1, whole genome shotgun sequence genomic DNA carries:
- the LOC137391880 gene encoding frizzled-2-like, translated as MTAIQKLSFVNTSLGLLLLACTLHSFVQSDTGSRRSQSQGPEEPTHGLCEPITIPLCKGIGYNQTFMPNMLGHETQTDAGLEVTTYHPLVKINCSPQLSLFLCALYLPVCTILVEPVPPCRSVCIAARDGCSDLMKRFGHNWPEHMACEKFPDTPELCVGPERTSSEEDDLESPKIELPRTIPDFGQEHTTRPPSPIRKIPNACPNTWKMERKRKYQLIFSKDDVLKDCGLPCHEVMFDRQQEEFARYWIGGWAILCFISTLFTVLTYLIDMRRFRYPERPIIFISGCYLVISLCYVVGFALEDKASCVTADGGASVITQGTKHEGCTILFMLTYFFTMASSIWWVILTLTWVLAAGLKWGHEAIESNSQYFHLAAWAVPAIKTITVIALGSIDGDVLSGICFTGLSDRTSLIGYIIAPLVAYLTLGTIFLVAGFISLFNIRNVIKHSGTKTNKLEKLMVRIGIFSVLYTVPAIIVIACNLYELLNRDQWLEQFRSEACKTPGSEGFIPCPVGSQRGGRPDFTSFIFKYLGYLIVGITSGFWIWSNKTMSSWASVFRKICCCCCRMAPREAAV; from the exons ATGACAGCCATACAGAAGTTATCATTTGTAAATACGTCTCTAGGACTGCTTCTATTAGCATGCACTTTACACTCATTTGTGCAATCGGATACTGGAAGTCGCAGAAGTCAAAGTCAAGGACCTGAAGAACCAACACACGGATTATGTGAACCAATAACAATTCCACTATGTAAAGGTATCGGTTATAACCAAACATTTATGCCTAATATGTTAGGACACGAAACACAGACTGATGCTGGATTAGAAGTAACTACATACCATCCCTTGGTTAAAATCAACTGTAGTCCGCAGCTGAGCCTATTTCTCTGCGCTCTCTACTTGCCTGTATGCACTATCTTAGTCGAGCCGGTGCCACCATGCAGGAGTGTTTGTATAGCCGCCAGAGATGGATGTAGTGATTTAATGAAACGTTTTGGTCACAATTGGCCAGAGCATATGGCATGTGAAAAGTTTCCAGATACGCCAGAACTCTGTGTAGGACcagaacgaacatcttctgaaGAGGACGATTTAGAATCTCCCAAAATTGAACTGCCCCGAACTATTCCAGACTTTGGCCAAGAGCATACTACAAGGCCACCTTCACCTATAAGAAAAATTCCAAATGCTTGCCCTAACACGTGGAAAATGGAACGAAAGCGAAAATACCAACTCATATTTTCTAAGGATGACGTTTTAAAGGACTGCGGTTTGCCATGCCACGAAGTAATGTTTGATCGACAACAGGAGGAGTTTGCACGATATTGGATCGGTGGCTGGGCGATTCTCTGTTTTATATCGACCTTATTCACTGTACTTACTTATCTCATCGACATGAGACGATTTCGATATCCAGAGCGTCCGATTATATTCATATCAGGTTGTTACCTGGTAATCTCTCTCTGTTATGTAGTTGGATTTGCGTTAGAAGATAAGGCCTCGTGCGTAACGGCTGACGGAGGTGCATCTGTAATTACCCAGGGTACAAAGCATGAAGGTTGTACTATTCTCTTTATGTTGACCTATTTTTTCACCATGGCATCATCCATTTGGTGGGTCATTCTGACTTTAACGTGGGTGCTGGCAGCAGGTTTAAAGTGGGGACACGAGGCTATTGAATCGAATTCTCAATACTTCCATCTCGCAGCATGGGCAGTGCCAGCAATCAAGACCATCACAGTGATAGCCCTAGGATCTATCGATGGAGATGTCTTATCAG GTATATGCTTTACAGGACTTTCGGATCGAACTTCTCTGATTGGATATATAATAGCTCCACTTGTCGCCTACCTCACTCTCGGCACCATCTTCCTCGTTGCCGGCTTTATTTCCCTTTTCAATATTCGTAACGTTATCAAGCACAGCGGAACAAAGACGAATAAACTAGAAAAATTAATGGTTCGCATTGGAATCTTCTCCGTACTCTATACGGTTCCTGCGATTATAGTCATAGCTTGTAATCTATACGAGTTGCTGAATAGAGATCAATGGTTGGAGCAATTTCGCTCGGAAGCTTGTAAGACTCCCGGTTCTGAAGGGTTCATACCATGTCCCGTAGGGAGCCAGAGAGGTGGCAGACCAGACTTTACCTCTTTCATATTCAAATATCTCGGTTACCTCATCGTGGGCATAACCTCCGGATTTTGGATATGGTCAAATAAGACAATGAGCTCTTGGGCTTCGGTCTTTCGAAAGATTTGTTGCTGTTGCTGCCGTATGGCGCCTAGAGAAGCAGCCGTATGA